The Pollutimonas sp. M17 sequence AGGACGAAAACCGGTCTGCCGATATCCAATTCAGACTGTTGCCAGGCTTTTTCCGCAACAATTGCCCTGGTCGCCAAAATTATTTCCATTTTCTTAAAAAAAGATTGCACTGGTATTTCAAGGGCTTGGCGCAGGGGTGCGGGTGGGGGCGGGGATTTTGAGGGAATTTGGCCGGTTTCGATTTGCATGGGCTCAAAAAGCTGTGCTATAGTTCTGTTCTTCGCAGCACACGCACTAGGGTTTTCCCTAGCGACGCAGACGATCCAAGTCCTTGGAGTTACGGGCTTTTTTGTGGGCGGTGCGCGGCGAAGCGCAGGGATGCGGCGCATCGAACTGTGGTAAGCTTACGGGCTTGGCCGCAGTGACCCAAACGGGTTCGGAGGCGCGGCACGAGTGCGAGGCAGTAGCTGTCCCACGTGGCGGTTTGGCGGTTTAGGCTTTGAGGCCAACGCGACGAACCCCGACTTGACAAGCTTAAAAAACTGCTTCATAATCTCGTTTCTCTGCTGCTGACACAGCAACGCACCGGTCGCAAACACCGGGTGCGGTGCGGGTCAGGGTAGTACGGAATTTAGCGGTAACGGTCACCTGTCAATGGGCGGGGCCGGGCAGTAAACGCTCTTTAACAATTTAACAGCCGATAAGTGTGGGCGCTTGGCATGAGTGTGCAACCTTTCTCACGAAAGGCTCGCCAAATTTATATCAAGTGCTCGCACAATTGAAGAAGTAAGGTTTTAAGTAATTAAAATCTTGTCTTTTTCTTTGAGCGAAACGCGACGTATGACCACTTGCCCTTTGGGCAGGATGGAAATTACGATTTATACAGAGATTGAACTGAAGAGTTTGATCCTGGCTCAGATTGAACGCTAGCGGGATGCTTTACACATGCAAGTCGAACGGCAGCGCGGAACTTCGGTTCTGGCGGCGAGTGGCGAACGGGTGAGTAATATATCGGAACGTGCCCAGTAGCGGGGGATAACTACGCGAAAGCGTGGCTAATACCGCATACGCCCTACGGGGGAAAGGGGGGGATCGCAAGACCTCTCACTATTGGAGCGGCCGATATCAGATTAGCTAGTTGGTGGGGTAAAGGCCTACCAAGGCAACGATCTGTAGCTGGTTTGAGAGGACGACCAGCCACACTGGGACTGAGACACGGCCCAGACTCCTACGGGAGGCAGCAGTGGGGAATTTTGGACAATGGGGGCAACCCTGATCCAGCCATCCCGCGTGTGCGATGAAGGCCTTCGGGTTGTAAAGCACTTTTGGCAGGGAAGAAACGGCACCGGCTAATACCGGGTGTCACTGACGGTACCTGCAGAATAAGCACCGGCTAACTACGTGCCAGCAGCCGCGGTAATACGTAGGGTGCAAGCGTTAATCGGAATTACTGGGCGTAAAGCGTGCGCAGGCGGTTCGGAAAGAAAGATGTGAAATCCCAGAGCTTAACTTTGGAACTGCATTTTTAACTGCCGAGCTAGAGTATGTCAGAGGGGGGTAGAATTCCACGTGTAGCAGTGAAATGCGTAGAGATGTGGAGGAATACCGATGGCGAAGGCAGCCCCCTGGGATAATACTGACGCTCATGCACGAAAGCGTGGGGAGCAAACAGGATTAGATACCCTGGTAGTCCACGCCCTAAACGATGTCAACTAGCTGTTGGGGCCTTCGGGCCTTAGTAGCGCAGCTAACGCGTGAAGTTGACCGCCTGGGGAGTACGGTCGCAAGATTAAAACTCAAAGGAATTGACGGGGACCCGCACAAGCGGTGGATGATGTGGATTAATTCGATGCAACGCGAAAAACCTTACCTACCCTTGACATGTCTGGAATGCCGAAGAGATTTGGCAGTGCTCGCAAGAGAACCGGAACACAGGTGCTGCATGGCTGTCGTCAGCTCGTGTCGTGAGATGTTGGGTTAAGTCCCGCAACGAGCGCAACCCTTGTCATTAGTTGCTACGAAAGGGCACTCTAATGAGACTGCCGGTGACAAACCGGAGGAAGGTGGGGATGACGTCAAGTCCTCATGGCCCTTATGGGTAGGGCTTCACACGTCATACAATGGTCGGGACAGAGGGTCGCCAACCCGCGAGGGGGAGCCAATCCCAGAAACCCGATCGTAGTCCGGATTGCAGGCTGCAACTCGCCTGCATGAAGTCGGAATCGCTAGTAATCGCGGATCAGCATGTCGCGGTGAATACGTTCCCGGGTCTTGTACACACCGCCCGTCACACCATGGGAGTGGGTTTTACCAGAAGTAGTTAGCCTAACCGCAAGGAGGGCGATTACCACGGTAGGATTCATGACTGGGGTGAAGTCGTAACAAGGTAGCCGTATCGGAAGGTGCGGCTGGATCACCTCCTTTCAGAGCGACGCACACGAAGCGAAAGCGTCCACACTTATTGGCTGTTTGATTAGAAAGAGTAAGCCACGACAAGGTTACGTGCCAAGCCAGTTGCTTGGGGCGCACACTGGGTCAGTAGCTCAGTCGGTTAGAGCACCGTCTTGATAAGGCGGGGGTCGTTGGTTCGATTCCAACTTGACCCACCAGTACGATTTTATCGCTGCGGGGGATTAGCTCAGCTGGGAGAGCACCTGCTTTGCAAGCAGGGGGTCGTCGGTTCGATCCCGTCATCCTCCACCACCTTCTTGGGTGAAGGTAAGCGCGTGTGGGTAGTACGGTGTCAAGGTGGTGCAACGCACTTGTCGGCTGGGTAGTGGGGTTAACGAAGAGGGTTTTAGGCCAGTTCAAGGCTAAAGCACTGCTCGTTAAATCTACGGATTTAATGGTATTACTCGTTCTTTAACAATCTGGAAGAAGCACAACGAAGTAATTATGGTGTGCGTCTGCGCTATTAATTAGGCAGGCGACACGTAAGTACGGGTTGTGATTGCATTAACAATTTTGTTCAAATAGTTCTCAAAAATACGTATTCGAAAGGATACGGCCTTTGAAAATGATGAACGGCACAAACACGCATGCTCAAGTGTTTCTATAACCTATAACGTTATAGGATCAAGCGACTAAGTGCACATGGTGGATGCCTTGGCGATCACAGGCGATGAAGGACGTGGTAGCCTGCGAAATGCGGCGGGGAGCTGGCAAACAAGCTTTGATCCGCCGATGTCCGAATGGGGAAACCCACCCTCGCAAGAGGGTATCCCTGGCTGAATACATAGGCCAGTGGAAGCGAACCGGGTGAACTGAAACATCTCAGTAGCTCGAGGAAAAGAAATCAACCGAGATTCCGATAGTAGCGGCGAGCGAACTCGGAACAGCCTTGACGTTTTAGCCGTCTGGGTAGTCGAACGCGATGGAAAGCGCGGCCATAGCAGGTGATAGCCCTGTAGACGAAACCCAGGCGGTGGAACTAGGCGTCAGACAAGTAGGGCGGGACACGTGAAATCCTGTCTGAAGATGGGGGGACCATCCTCCAAGGCTAAATACTCGTGATCGACCGATAGTGAACCAGTACCGTGAGGGAAAGGCGAAAAGAACCCCGGAAGGGGAGTGAAATAGATCCTGAAACCGTGTGCATACAAACAGTAGGAGCGGGCTCGTCCCGTGACTGCGTACCTTTTGTATAATGGGTCAGCGACTTACATTCAGTGGCAAGCTTAACCGAATAGGGAAGGCGTAGCGAAAGCGAGTCCGAATAGGGCGATTCAGTCGCTGGGTGTAGACCCGAAACCAGGCGATCTATCCATGGCCAGGTTGAAGGCACGGTAACACGTGCTGGAGGACCGAACCCACTAATGTTGAAAAATTAGGGGATGAGCTGTGGATAGGGGTGAAAGGCTAAACAAGCCTGGAAATAGCTGGTTCTCTCCGAAAACTATTTAGGTAGTGCCTCACGTATTACTGCCGGGGGTAGAGCACTGTTATAGCTAGGGGGTCATGGCGACTTACCAACCTATGGCAAACTCCGAATACCGGCAAGTAGCAGCGTGGGAGACAGAGCACCGGGTGCTAACGTCCGGACTCAAGAGGGAAACAACCCAGACCGCCAGCTAAGGTCCCAAACTATGGCTAAGTGGGAAACGAAGTGGGAAGGCATAGACAGTCAGGAGGTTGGCTTAGAAGCAGCCATCCTTTAAAGAAAGCGTAATAGCTCACTGATCGAGTCGTCCTGCGCGGAAGATGTAACGGGGCTAAGCCATAGACCGAAGCTGCGGGTGTATATCGTTGATATACGCGGTAGGAGAGCGTTCTGTAAGCCTGTGAAGGCAGATTGTAAAGTCTGCTGGAGGTATCAGAAGTGCGAATGCTGACATGAGTAGCGATAAAGGGGGTGAAAAGCCCCCTCGCCGTAAGTCCAAGGTTTCCTGCGCAACGTTCATCGGCGCAGGGTGAGTCGGCCCCTAAGGCGAGGCAGAGATGCGTAGCTGATGGGAAGCTGGTTAATATTCCAGCACCGTCGTGAGATGCGATGGGGGGACGGATTGCTGCAAGGTCATCGGGGTGTTGGATGTCCCCGTTGCTGCATCATAGAAGGCGCTTAGGTAAATCCGGGCGCGTAATTCAAGGGTGTGGCTGAATAGGACTTCGGTCCTAAACTGATCGGAAGCAGTTCCAAGAAAAGCCTCTAAGCTTCAGTCTCACGAGACCGTACCGCAAACCGACACAGGTGGACGGGATGAATATTCCAAGGCGCTTGAGAGAACTCAGGAGAAGGAACTCGGCAAATTGATACCGTAACTTCGGGAGAAGGTATACCCTGGTAGTGTGAAGCGCCTGCGCGCCGAGCATGACGGGGTCACAGAGAATCGGTGGCTGCGACTGTTTATTAAAAACACAGCACTCTGCTAACACGAAAGTGGACGTATAGGGTGTGACGCCTGCCCGGTGCCGGAAGGTTAAGTGATGGGGTGCAAGCTCTTGATCGAAGCCCCGGTAAACGGCGGCCGTAACTATAACGGTCCTAAGGTAGCGAAATTCCTTGTCGGGTAAGTTCCGACCTGCACGAATGGCGTAACGATGGCCACACTGTCTCCTCCTGAGACTCAGCGAAGTTGAAGTGTTTGTGATGATGCAATCTACCCGCGGCTAGACGGAAAGACCCCATGAACCTTTACTGTAGCTTTGCATTGGACTGTGAACCGGCCTGTGTAGGATAGGTGGGAGGCGTTGAAGTAGGCTCGCCAGAGCTTATGGAGCCATCCTTGAAATACCACCCTGGTTTGTTTGCGGTTCTAACCTTGGCCCGTTATCCGGGTTGGGGACAGTGCATGGTGGGCAGTTTGACTGGGGCGGTCTCCTCCTAAAGTGTAACGGAGGAGTTCGAAGGTACGCTAGGTACGGTCGGAAATCGTGCTGATAGTGCAATGGCATAAGCGTGCTTGACTGTGAGACTGACACGTCGAACAGGTGCGAAAGCAGGACATAGTGATCCGGTGGTTCTGAATGGAAGGGCCATCGCTCAACGGATAAAAGGTACTCTGGGGATAACAGGCTGATACCGCCCAAGAGTTCATATCGACGGCGGTGTTTGGCACCTCGATGTCGGCTCATCTCATCCTGGGGCTGTAGCCGGTCCCAAGGGTATGGCTGTTCGCCATTTAAAGAGGTACGTGAGCTGGGTTTAAAACGTCGTGAGACAGTTTGGTCCCTATCTGCCGTGGGCGTTGGATACTTGACGGAGCCTGCTCCTAGTACGAGAGGACCGGAGTGGACGTACCGCTGGTGTATCGGTTGTCATGCCAATGGCATTGCCGAGTAGCTATGTACGGAAGAGATAACCGCTGAAGGCATCTAAGCGGGAAACTCGTCTGAAGATTAGGTATCCCGGGGGCTAGACCCCCCTGAAGGGTCGTTCGAGACCAGGACGTTGATAGGCTGGGTGTGGAAGCGCAGTAATGCGTGTAGCTAACCAGTACTAATTGCCCGTGCGGCTTGATCCTATAACCTTGTAGGTTGTACGTGTTCAAGTGCCGTTCAAACAAATGAAAAGTCGTACCGTGGGTTGACCGGTACGCAACCCCATCGCGGCCCGTACGCCGTGATCAACACCCTAATTACACCCCTAGGGCCCGGGCAACCGGACTGCCCCAAGGCGCGGTGCTTCTTCCCAGATTCGTCATTGCCGCCCCAACGCGGCGATGACACTCGGTTACGCTTGACGACCATAGCAAGGTGGTCCCACTCCTTCCCATCCCGAACAGGACCGTGAAACGCCTTCGCGCCGATGATAGTGGACGTACGTCTGTGAAAGTAGGTCATCGTCAGGCTCTTATTGCTCAAAACCCCTCGCCCCACAAAGCGAGGGGTTTTGTTTTTGGGGCGGCGAAAAACCCAGCGCCCACGTCACGCGCCGGTGCCGCCGCGGGCCGCCTGTGTACACCGGGCCCGTGCCCACGGGCCGGACGCCGGCGCGCGACTGGCCGGCGGCGGAAGACTCGGCGGCGGAATATAAAGGCTGCAAGTCGGGTAAAATGCCAAATTGGCAATTCGCCATCGGGCGATCCACCCTATTTTGGTATTTTCGGAGGTTTGTATGACCCAGGCGTATCCGCCGGAAGACGGCAAGGGCATGTCCACGCGCAACCTGACGCACCTCATCTATGGCTTGTTTTCCCTGGGCCTGCTCAGCGCCGGATTTTTCGGCGTGGCAACCATCGCCGCCGTGGTGCTGGCCTACCTGAAACGCGGGGATGCCGCCGGAACCGTCTATGCCAACCATTTCGACTGGGTCATCAAGACCTTCTGGTGGGGGCTGCTTTGGGTCGTTCTTAGCGCCCTGGCCACGTTCATCTTCATAGGCTGGCTTACCGGCCTGATCGCCCTGGTCTGGATCGTGTACCGCGTGATCAAGGGCTGGCTGGCACTGCTTTCCGGCCTGCCCCCGGTTGCTGAATATTAAGAAGCGCCATACACAAAAAAACGCTGCCTGGTTCTTGCCAGGCAGCGTTTTTTTGATCTTGCGGGCAAAGGCCCGGTAGCGATTTTTACTTCAGGTGGCCGCTGACGAGCTTGGTCAACTCGAACATGGAGACCTGGTCTTTTCCGAACAAGGGACGCAATTTGGCGTCGGCATTGATGTTGCGGCGGTTTTTCGGATCTTGCAGATCGTGTTTCTTGATGTAGTCCCAGATTTTCTTGGTGACTTCGGTGCGTGGGACTGCCTCGGGACCGATAATGGCAGCTAAGGTAGCGCTAGGGGTAAGTGGCTTCATGAACGCCGCATTGGGTTTACGGGCGGGTTTCTCGGTTGTTGCCATGAACAGGGCTCCTAACTGATAGTTGATAAAAACGCTTCCCTCGCAGCATAACGTGAGAAACCGGTAAAGACAAAGCAATTTGTGAACAAGAATATGTCCGAAAATCGGGGCTGAAGAAAAAAACGGTGGGCCGGGGCGCCTTATGGTAATGTTTTGGATCGAACAGCGCAGGCGCTGCTGCGGCCCTTAGCAGGAGTATTCAGTCGATGTACGCAAAGAGTGTGTTGGAGGCGATCAGCCGCTACCATGGCGAACTGACGGCATTCAGGCAGGACATCCATGCCCATCCGGAGCTGGGCTTTCAAGAAGTCCGGACGGCCGGCCTGGTGGCCAGTTCCCTGAGCGCCCTGGGGTATCAGGTACACCGCAACGTGGGCAAGACGGGTGTCGTGGGCGTGCTGGATGGCAAGCGCAACACCAGCGGGCGCTCCATAGGCTTGCGGGCCGACATGGACGCCCTGCCCATACTGGAGCAGGGCGAGGCCCCGTATGCGTCCACCAATGTCGGGGTCATGCACGCCTGCGGCCACGACGGCCACACCACGGTGCTGCTGGGCGCGGCGCGCTATCTGGCCGAGACGCGCAATTTCGACGGACGGGTGGTGCTGATATTCCAGCCCGCCGAAGAAGGCCTGGGGGGCTCCAAGGCCATGCTGGACGACGGCTTGTTCGAGCGCTTTCCCTGCGACGCCATCTATGCGCTGCATAACTGGCCCGGACTGCCTCCCGGAGTCATAGGGGTAAACCCCGGCCCCATGATGGCCGCCGCCGACCACTTCGAGATCCACATACAGGGCCGGGGCGGGCATGGGGCGCACGCCTACCAGACCAACGACCCGGTGGTGATCGCCGCGCAGCTGATCACGGCCTTGCAGACCATCGTCTCGCGCAATGTGCCCGCCCCTGAATCGGCGGTGGTGACCGTGGCCGCCGTGAACGCCGGCAACCTGCAGGCGATGAACGTCATTCCCAAGGACGCCCGCATGGTCGGCACGGTGCGCACCTTCAGCCCCGTGGTGCAAGAGCAGGTGATACAACGCATGGAAGAGGTCGTGGCGGGGATCGCCGCCGCCTTCAAGGCCACCATCGACTTCCGTTATCATCGCCTGTTTCCCGCCACGGTGAACACGCCCGAGCATGCCGAATTCGTGGCGGATGTGGCCACGGAGCTTTTCGGCGCCGATATGGTGGTGCCCAACCTGGTGCCTTCCATGGGGTCGGAAGACTTTTCCTTCATGCTGCAGCAGCGGCCGGGCGCCTATTTCCGGCTTGGACAAGGCGGAGCGGAGAAAGGCTGCGTATTGCATAATTCCGCTTTCGACTTCAACGACGCGGTCATACCGGCGGGCAGCGCCATGTTCTGCCGCCTGGTCGAGCGCGCCCTGCCGCTGGCCGAACAGCCCTGAGGCGCTACTTTCTATAAATTGGATGCAATGTTCAGCAACACCGATACCGTAACGATTACCCGCCCCGACGACTGGCACCTGCATTTGCGCGATGGCGCCGTGCTGGATTCCGTCGTGGGGGACACGGCCCGCCAGTTTGCGCGAGCCATCATCATGCCCAACCTCAAGCCGCCCGTGACCACGACCGGGCAGGCCCTGGCGTACCGCGACCGCATCCGCGCGGCGCTGGATCGCGCCGGCATCGAACAGGCGGCATTCACGCCTTTGATGACCCTGTATCTAACCGACAACACCAGCGCGCAGGAAGTCCTGAATGCCAGCGAATCCGGCGCGGTGCACGGCATCAAGCTTTATCCGGCCGGCGCCACCACGAATTCCGACGCCGGCGTGACCGACTTGCTGGGGCGTTGCGCGCCGGCCCTGGAGGCCATGCAGCGCGTGGGCATGCCGTTGCTGGTGCATGGCGAGGTCACCGATCCGGCGATCGACCTGTTCGATCGTGAAGCGGTATTCATCGATCGGGTCATGATCCCGCTGCGGCGGGATTTCCCCGAGCTGAAAGTGGTGTTCGAGCACCTGACCACGCGCGAGGGCGTCGACTACGTGCGCCAGGCATCGGGGCCGGTGGCGGCGACGATTACCGCCCACCATCTGCTGTACAACCGCAATGCCCTGTTCCTGGGCGGGATGCGGCCGCATTGGTACTGCCTGCCGGTGCTCAAGCGCGAGACGCATCGCCAGGCGCTGCTCGATGCCGCCACCGGCGAAAGCGAGCGCTTCTTTCTGGGGACCGACAGCGCGCCGCATCCGAAAGGCCTGAAGGAGCATGCTTGCGGCTGCGCGGGCTGCTATACGGCCTTGCACGCCATGGAACTGTACGCCACCGCATTCGAGTCGGTGGGCCGCCTGGACCGCCTCGAGGCCTTTGCCAGCCTCAACGGGCCGGCCTTCTATGGCTTGCCCGTCAATCAGGGCAAGCTGACCTTGGAACGCCGGCCTTATTCCATACCGGCGGAATTGCCCATGGCCGATTCATCCGTCGTACCCCTTGCGGCCGGCGAGTCACTGGGCTGGAAAGCCGTGGTTTGAAGCGCTTCGTCCAGGAAAAGCGCACGCTCCATTACGAGGCGTTGCGTTTTTCCTCCAGGGCCTCCCAGCGGGCGAACAGGGTGTTCAGCTGTTCTTCCATCTCGTGCAGCTGCGTGTTGATGATCTCGACCTGATCCGGCGCGTCGCGGTACAGGCTGCCGTCGGCCAGCTTGGCGGCTAGCTCGGCCTGCTTGGACTCCAGCTGGGCGATGGTGTCGGGGATGCCTTCCAGCTCGCGCAGTTCCCAGGAGGTGATGCGCGATACCTTGGCTTGCCGCGGTTTTTCAGGGACAGCGGCTTCCTTCTTGCGAGCCTTGCCTTCGTCCGTATCCGGCGCCGGCTGGCTGGGCCGCTGCGCCAGCCATTCATCGTAGCCGCCCACATATTCCCGCCACCGGCCATTGCCTTCGGCCGCTATGGTCTGGGTGACGACGTTGTTCAGGAACTCCCTGTCGTGGCTGACCAGCAGCACCGTGCCGGGATAATCCTGCAAGAGCTCTTCCAGCAACTCCAGCGTCTCGATGTCCAGGTCGTTGGTGGGCTCGTCCAGCACCAGCACGTTCGTCGGGCGGGCGAACATGCGGGCCAGCACCAGTCTTGCCCGCTCTCCGCCGGACAGGCTTTGCACGGGCGAATGAGCCCGCGCCGGGGGGAACAGGAAGTCCTCCAGATAGCTCATCACATGCTTGCGCTGGGTGCCGATTTCTATCCATTCGCTGCCTGGATTGATGGTGTCGGCCAGCGTGGCGTTCTCGTCCAGCTGTGAGCGCATCTGGTCGAAATAGCCCACCGTAAGATTGGTGCCCAGGCGCACCTGGCCGCTGTCGGGCTTGATCTCGCCCAGAATGATCTTGAGCAGCGTGGTCTTGCCCGCGCCGTTCGGCCCGATGAGACCGATGCGGTCCTTGCGCAAGATGATCGTGGACAGGTCGTCGATGACGGTCAGTTCCCCGTAGCTGTGCGATACATGCTTGAGCTCGGCGACCAGCTTGCCCGAGCGCTGGCCCTCGGCCACCGCCAGGTTGACATTGCCCTGGCGCTCGCGCCGCGATGAGCGTTCGCGGCGCAGCTGCTCCAGGCGCC is a genomic window containing:
- a CDS encoding M20 aminoacylase family protein: MYAKSVLEAISRYHGELTAFRQDIHAHPELGFQEVRTAGLVASSLSALGYQVHRNVGKTGVVGVLDGKRNTSGRSIGLRADMDALPILEQGEAPYASTNVGVMHACGHDGHTTVLLGAARYLAETRNFDGRVVLIFQPAEEGLGGSKAMLDDGLFERFPCDAIYALHNWPGLPPGVIGVNPGPMMAAADHFEIHIQGRGGHGAHAYQTNDPVVIAAQLITALQTIVSRNVPAPESAVVTVAAVNAGNLQAMNVIPKDARMVGTVRTFSPVVQEQVIQRMEEVVAGIAAAFKATIDFRYHRLFPATVNTPEHAEFVADVATELFGADMVVPNLVPSMGSEDFSFMLQQRPGAYFRLGQGGAEKGCVLHNSAFDFNDAVIPAGSAMFCRLVERALPLAEQP
- a CDS encoding DUF4870 family protein, giving the protein MTQAYPPEDGKGMSTRNLTHLIYGLFSLGLLSAGFFGVATIAAVVLAYLKRGDAAGTVYANHFDWVIKTFWWGLLWVVLSALATFIFIGWLTGLIALVWIVYRVIKGWLALLSGLPPVAEY
- a CDS encoding ATP-binding cassette domain-containing protein; translated protein: MAATTLITLSDAQLAYGHHPLLDHADLAIQPGERIGLIGRNGAGKSSLLRVLDGRTVLDDGEIMRLGGLRTATVEQEPDLDDEQSVFDTLCGDLTESEDWQRPSRVNALIEQLGLDGQSRVAGLSGGMRKRVALARALAEEPDLLLLDEPTNHLDFTGIAWLENLLLNARCSVIIITHDRRFLDAVSTRIVELDRGKLFSFPGNFTQWQQRKAEWLEAERQQNAKFDKVLAQEEVWIRKGIEARRTRNEGRVRRLEQLRRERSSRRERQGNVNLAVAEGQRSGKLVAELKHVSHSYGELTVIDDLSTIILRKDRIGLIGPNGAGKTTLLKIILGEIKPDSGQVRLGTNLTVGYFDQMRSQLDENATLADTINPGSEWIEIGTQRKHVMSYLEDFLFPPARAHSPVQSLSGGERARLVLARMFARPTNVLVLDEPTNDLDIETLELLEELLQDYPGTVLLVSHDREFLNNVVTQTIAAEGNGRWREYVGGYDEWLAQRPSQPAPDTDEGKARKKEAAVPEKPRQAKVSRITSWELRELEGIPDTIAQLESKQAELAAKLADGSLYRDAPDQVEIINTQLHEMEEQLNTLFARWEALEEKRNAS
- the pyrC gene encoding dihydroorotase; the protein is MFSNTDTVTITRPDDWHLHLRDGAVLDSVVGDTARQFARAIIMPNLKPPVTTTGQALAYRDRIRAALDRAGIEQAAFTPLMTLYLTDNTSAQEVLNASESGAVHGIKLYPAGATTNSDAGVTDLLGRCAPALEAMQRVGMPLLVHGEVTDPAIDLFDREAVFIDRVMIPLRRDFPELKVVFEHLTTREGVDYVRQASGPVAATITAHHLLYNRNALFLGGMRPHWYCLPVLKRETHRQALLDAATGESERFFLGTDSAPHPKGLKEHACGCAGCYTALHAMELYATAFESVGRLDRLEAFASLNGPAFYGLPVNQGKLTLERRPYSIPAELPMADSSVVPLAAGESLGWKAVV
- a CDS encoding SWIB/MDM2 domain-containing protein → MATTEKPARKPNAAFMKPLTPSATLAAIIGPEAVPRTEVTKKIWDYIKKHDLQDPKNRRNINADAKLRPLFGKDQVSMFELTKLVSGHLK